Proteins found in one Silene latifolia isolate original U9 population unplaced genomic scaffold, ASM4854445v1 scaffold_20.1, whole genome shotgun sequence genomic segment:
- the LOC141638258 gene encoding uncharacterized protein LOC141638258, producing MGTRTPNTSIGKPPRRKKNFIARIVDDEGWIHEGTEEVARVAKGYFEGLFTSLSPTGFEPILDAVEGRVTPEMKDILRAAYCDEKVLCALNQMHPLKASGIDAFERFHHMKNEKGSTGHMAWILDMAKAYDRVEWVFLERVLCRMGFEGGWINRVMKCVSSVSFFIMVNGEPSEDFKPSRGLMRPAMETKDIRGILVANNSPMVRMIVFSSSEPRRLKRDGRGVDEERQANMANCLGVRIVHEHDKYLGLPTVVGNSKAVVTKVVREKLSRKLQEWHGKLFTKTGREVLIKVVAQSIPTYAMSIFKLPKGFSDNLRSIVSLLWWECG from the exons ATGGGGACAAGAACACCAAATACTTCCATAGGAAAGCCACCCAGACGGAAAAAGAATTTTATTGCCCGGATAGTGGATGATGAGGGGTGGATTCATGAGGGGACAGAGGAGGTGGCGAGAGTGGCAAAGGGTTACTTTGAGGGGCTGTTTACATCGCTTTCTCCTACGGGGTTTGAGCCGATCCTTGATGCGGTGGAAGGAAGGGTAACACCGGAGATGAAGGACATACTTCGGGCAGCCTATTGCGATGAGAAGGTGTTGTGTGCACTCAACCAAATGCACCCTCTTAAAGCGTCGGGCATTGACG CCTTTGAACGTTTCCATCATATGAAGAATGAGAAGGGCAGTACGGGACACATGGCTTGGATACTCGATATGGCGAAGGCCTACGACCGTGTTGAGTGGGTTTTCCTGGAGAGAGTTCTATGTCGTATGGGATTCGAGGGGGGATGGATAAATCGAGTGATGAAGTGTGTGAGCTCAGTATCTTTTTTTATTATGGTGAATGGAGAACCTTCTGAAGATTTCAAGCCTAGTCGAG GGCTTATGAGACCGGCTATGGAGACGAAGGATATTAGAGGTATCCTGGTTGCGAACAATTCCCCTATGGTGCGGATGATAGTATTTTCTTCGTCAGAGCCACGGAGATTGAAGCGAGACGG CCGCGGTGTTGATGAAGAAAGGCAGGCTAATATGGCAAATTGCTTAGGCGTAAGGATTGTGCATGAACATGATAAATACCTTGGTTTACCAACGGTTGTGGGAAATTCTAAGGCAGTTGTTACTAAGGTGGTGAGGGAGAAATTAAGCCGGAAGCTACAGGAGTGGCACGGGAAGTTGTTTACGAAGACCGGTAGGGAAGTTTTGATAAAGGTAGTGGCCCAATCAATCCCTACTTATGCTATGAGTATCTTTAAGCTCCCGAAGGGCTTTTCTGATAATCTCCGCTCTATTGTTTCTCTCTTGTGGTGGGAGTGTGGATAA